The following is a genomic window from Deltaproteobacteria bacterium.
ACCAGCCCCGACGCCATCTCCCGGAACGTCTCCACCATGTCCATCAGCTGGACGGTGTGGTCGTAGCAGTCGCGCAGAAAGATCTTCGTGCCCGGGCGGATCAGGGCGTGCTCCTCGATCAGGAGCAGGTTCATCGCGTCGCGGGCGGGCCATACGGCGTGCCGGACGGCCAGCAGTTCCCGCTTCAGGCGTCGGATGGCGAGGAACGTCTCGGGGACGGGGGACGCGAGGACCCTCTCCTCCATCTCCTCCACCGCATCCCCCAGCTTCTCGAGGGTCGGGAAGAAGGCGTCCAGGAGGGCGTCGCACAGGGAGTACAGGAGGAAGTCCGCCCCCTCGGACCGGATCCGCCCCTTCCCCTGCCGCAGCCGGTCCCGCACCGGGTCGAACGCGTCGCCCGGCCGCTCCTGGAAGGATACGACCACCCGGTCCGACAGGAAGATCGCCACCTGTTCGGGCGGCGCCGGGTACCGGATCTCCCGGAGCACGACGAGCAGGTGCTCGCCGTACCACTCCACCTTGGGGCGCTGGGGGACGTTCAGCACGTCCTCGAGGGCCAGCGGGTGGATCCCGAACCGGTCGCCGATCGCGCGGACGACCTCCGGGTCGGACAGCCCCGATACGTCCAGCCAGAGGACGCCGCACTCCGGCGGCGCGAGGGTCGAAAGGTCCGGCACCGCGAGGACGCGCTCCTCGCACCCCGCGCCGTCGTATCGGAACGACGTGAGCCGGACCGGGACGCCCCCGGCCTCGGCGTGCGCCGCGAGGGTGCCGGGCTGCGTGCCGGGGGGGTGGTATCGCTTCCTGCGGCGCCGTCCCATACGCTTCCTCCTGCCGGGGCAAGGTCGGATCGGAATGCCCGCACGCCCCATTTCATCCCATGGGGAGCGAAAGGTAAAGCGGCCGCCGCTCCTTGTCCTCCCTTCCCGCGACGTGGAATAATCGGGATACATCCCGGGAAGACCGATCCGGAGGCATCCAGATGAAGGATCATGGCCACGGGGCCCTCGCGGCTTCTCTCCTCGCGACCTGCCTGCTCGTCCTCGGCGTGTACAGCTGCGCCGTCAACCCGGTCACCGGGCGGTCGGAGCTTTCGATCGTCT
Proteins encoded in this region:
- the corA gene encoding magnesium/cobalt transporter CorA, which produces MGRRRRKRYHPPGTQPGTLAAHAEAGGVPVRLTSFRYDGAGCEERVLAVPDLSTLAPPECGVLWLDVSGLSDPEVVRAIGDRFGIHPLALEDVLNVPQRPKVEWYGEHLLVVLREIRYPAPPEQVAIFLSDRVVVSFQERPGDAFDPVRDRLRQGKGRIRSEGADFLLYSLCDALLDAFFPTLEKLGDAVEEMEERVLASPVPETFLAIRRLKRELLAVRHAVWPARDAMNLLLIEEHALIRPGTKIFLRDCYDHTVQLMDMVETFREMASGLVDEYMSAVSNRMNEIMKVLTVMATIFIPLTFIVGVYGMNFDTKAGALLGVRLSRGAAPDGGRRRWDAVLLPPEAVVLTGISGKPGPGDCAGFATPRIRLRGGVTPRGGTPRFPPASRTGR